The following are from one region of the Halogeometricum sp. S3BR5-2 genome:
- a CDS encoding acyl-CoA mutase large subunit family protein, translating to MFDPDELEEIREAKDEWEEETLAPTLDRFGERREEFRTDTEGQEVKRLYTPDDVAGHDYREDAGFPGEEPYTRGVYPTMHRGRLWTMRQYAGMGTAAETNERFEYLIENGSSGLSMAFDLPTQKGYDSDAAMAAGEVGKAGVAIDTLRDMEVVFDEIPLDEVSTSMTINAPAAVLLAMYIAIGDQQGVPREELRGTIQNDILKEYIARNLYIYPPESSMRLITDIFEFCGAETPNFNTISISGYHIREAGSTAAQEIAFTLGDGIEYVEAALDAGLDVDEFAPQLSFFFNAHNNIFEEVAKFRAARRMWGKIMEERFGAENPKSKQLKFHTQTGGSTLTAQQVENNVVRVGYQALAAVLGGTQSLHTNGKDEALSLPTEKSVRTALRTQQILAHESGAADTIDPLAGSYYVESLTDELEEEAFEILEDVGRRGGMLDAVKSQWVQRQIQDVAYERQREIEEGERVIVGVNEYQVDEEPDPDVEEMDEEDEERQKERLAEVKEERDEEAVEEALAALRDAAAGDANLVPPIVDAVKTYATVGEISNTLRDEFGEYRPSA from the coding sequence ATGTTCGACCCCGACGAATTGGAGGAGATACGAGAGGCGAAGGACGAGTGGGAGGAGGAGACGCTCGCGCCGACGCTGGACCGCTTCGGGGAGCGCCGGGAGGAGTTTCGGACCGACACCGAGGGACAGGAGGTCAAACGGCTGTACACCCCCGACGACGTGGCCGGCCACGACTACCGCGAGGACGCCGGCTTCCCGGGCGAGGAGCCCTACACCCGCGGCGTCTACCCGACGATGCACCGCGGCCGCCTGTGGACGATGCGGCAGTACGCCGGGATGGGCACCGCCGCCGAGACGAACGAGCGCTTCGAGTACCTCATCGAGAACGGCTCCTCGGGGCTGTCGATGGCGTTCGACCTCCCGACGCAGAAGGGGTACGACTCCGACGCGGCGATGGCGGCGGGCGAAGTCGGCAAGGCCGGCGTCGCCATCGACACCCTGCGCGACATGGAAGTCGTCTTCGACGAAATCCCCCTGGACGAGGTATCGACGTCGATGACCATCAACGCGCCCGCGGCGGTGCTCCTCGCGATGTACATCGCCATCGGCGACCAGCAGGGCGTGCCGCGCGAGGAACTGCGCGGGACCATCCAGAACGACATCCTGAAGGAGTACATCGCGCGCAACCTCTACATCTACCCGCCGGAGTCGTCGATGCGGCTCATCACGGACATCTTCGAGTTCTGCGGCGCCGAGACGCCGAACTTCAACACCATCTCCATCTCCGGCTACCACATCCGCGAGGCGGGGTCGACCGCCGCACAGGAGATAGCGTTCACGCTCGGCGACGGCATCGAGTACGTCGAGGCGGCCCTCGACGCCGGCCTCGACGTCGACGAGTTCGCGCCCCAGTTGTCGTTCTTCTTCAACGCGCACAACAACATCTTCGAGGAGGTGGCGAAGTTCCGCGCCGCCCGGCGCATGTGGGGCAAGATAATGGAGGAGCGCTTCGGCGCGGAGAACCCGAAATCCAAGCAGCTGAAGTTCCACACGCAGACGGGCGGCTCCACCCTCACGGCCCAGCAGGTGGAGAACAACGTCGTCCGCGTCGGCTATCAGGCGCTCGCGGCCGTCCTCGGCGGGACGCAGAGCCTCCACACGAACGGGAAGGACGAGGCGCTGTCGCTCCCGACGGAGAAGTCCGTCCGGACGGCGCTGCGCACCCAGCAGATTCTCGCGCACGAGTCCGGCGCCGCGGATACCATCGACCCCCTCGCGGGCAGTTACTACGTCGAGTCGCTGACCGACGAATTAGAAGAGGAAGCGTTCGAGATTCTGGAGGACGTCGGCCGCCGCGGCGGGATGCTCGACGCCGTGAAGTCCCAGTGGGTCCAGCGGCAGATTCAGGACGTCGCGTACGAGCGTCAGCGCGAGATAGAGGAGGGAGAGCGAGTCATCGTCGGCGTCAACGAGTACCAGGTCGACGAGGAACCGGACCCCGACGTCGAGGAGATGGACGAGGAGGACGAGGAGCGACAGAAGGAGCGACTGGCCGAGGTGAAAGAAGAGCGCGACGAGGAGGCCGTCGAGGAGGCCCTCGCCGCCCTCCGCGACGCCGCCGCGGGCGACGCCAACCTCGTCCCGCCCATCGTCGACGCCGTGAAGACGTACGCGACGGTCGGCGAGATATCGAACACGCTCCGCGACGAGTTCGGCGAGTACCGCCCGTCGGCCTGA